From Novipirellula artificiosorum, the proteins below share one genomic window:
- a CDS encoding spermidine synthase, with protein sequence MHVIANNMTHDKATQNAPSEQSGLPTIWFAATTLLGAFLVFQVQPVISKCVLPWFGGTPAVWTTCMLFFQVLLFLGYLYAHLLKTYGSPSLQGVIHLTLLCAAALCLPIEPSDIWKPTGSESPTSYLLWMLLCHVGLPYFVLSSTGPLIQAWLSYQDSSDRVYRLYALSNAGSLVALLSYPFLVEPFLSVSNQSVVWSLTFCGFVLVQGVVAMRLFRVASKRPSAAESTLADDPIDPASVQSLDRFLWLALPALASIVLLVVTNHVCQDVAVIPFLWVLPLSLYLISFIVCFDSPSWYKPKWIATFTMVAIIAIQAKGLLPGSVQLIAEASCYMILLLGVCLLCHGEVARIKPPARFLTQYYTLLSAGGALGGFIVAIGCPMLFRSFAELPLCLSIVSAFTFMIFVACRGWRVTHYDWSAARKAKLAVLLLMVMPLLSVALASHDKTIASDRNFFGVLRVIEDNQGIRLVHGSTIHGMQRHGEDAGEPTTYYGNSSGVGRVIHALQEEKPSVKMGVIGLGCGVLATYGRKADHFDMVEINPAVLRIANEHFSFMRHCPSTIRHHLGDGRLVMERMTEARFDLLVLDAFSSDAIPAHLLTTEALSLYRNRLASDGILAIHVSNNHLDLVPLVHRLSANASWESRVVRAAGDETIGTKHSTWMIIAAPSHKIWQHDSLADAETATADQLDHAPLWTDQHHNLVSVLRLW encoded by the coding sequence ATGCATGTGATTGCGAACAACATGACCCACGACAAGGCCACACAAAACGCACCATCCGAACAATCCGGACTGCCGACGATTTGGTTTGCCGCCACGACGCTGCTGGGAGCGTTCCTGGTCTTCCAGGTGCAGCCTGTCATCAGCAAATGTGTTTTGCCGTGGTTTGGCGGTACGCCCGCCGTCTGGACGACCTGCATGCTTTTTTTTCAGGTGTTGCTGTTCTTGGGTTACCTCTACGCTCATCTGCTGAAAACCTATGGTTCCCCGTCGCTTCAAGGCGTCATCCACTTGACCCTGCTCTGCGCCGCGGCACTCTGCCTACCAATTGAACCTTCGGATATTTGGAAGCCGACAGGCTCCGAATCGCCAACCAGTTACTTGCTGTGGATGCTGCTCTGTCACGTCGGATTACCCTACTTTGTACTTTCGAGTACGGGGCCACTGATTCAGGCGTGGCTTAGCTACCAAGATTCGAGCGATCGGGTGTATCGATTGTATGCGCTCTCGAACGCCGGCTCACTGGTCGCTTTGTTGAGTTACCCGTTCTTGGTCGAACCCTTTCTGTCCGTTTCCAATCAATCGGTCGTTTGGTCCTTGACCTTCTGTGGGTTCGTACTCGTTCAAGGTGTCGTTGCGATGCGTCTGTTTCGTGTGGCGTCAAAACGTCCTTCCGCAGCGGAATCCACCTTAGCCGATGATCCGATCGATCCTGCAAGCGTGCAATCCTTGGATCGATTCCTTTGGCTGGCACTGCCTGCACTTGCTTCCATCGTGCTGTTGGTCGTGACCAATCACGTTTGCCAAGATGTTGCGGTGATCCCCTTCTTATGGGTGCTGCCCCTCAGTTTGTACTTGATCAGTTTCATTGTTTGCTTTGATTCGCCGAGTTGGTACAAGCCAAAATGGATCGCAACGTTCACGATGGTTGCGATCATCGCGATCCAAGCCAAAGGTTTGCTTCCGGGTTCCGTGCAATTGATCGCCGAAGCTTCGTGTTACATGATCTTGCTACTGGGTGTGTGTTTGTTGTGTCACGGTGAAGTGGCGAGAATCAAACCCCCAGCAAGGTTTTTAACGCAGTACTACACGTTGTTGTCCGCAGGTGGCGCATTGGGTGGGTTCATTGTCGCGATCGGCTGCCCGATGCTATTCCGCAGTTTTGCGGAATTGCCCCTTTGTTTGTCGATCGTTTCGGCCTTCACGTTCATGATCTTTGTCGCTTGCCGTGGATGGCGGGTGACCCATTATGACTGGTCGGCAGCGAGAAAAGCTAAACTGGCGGTGCTGCTTTTGATGGTCATGCCGCTGCTCAGCGTCGCGTTGGCTAGCCATGACAAGACGATCGCTTCCGATCGTAATTTCTTTGGCGTTTTGCGAGTGATCGAAGACAACCAAGGTATCCGATTGGTGCACGGCAGCACGATTCACGGCATGCAGCGGCATGGTGAAGATGCTGGCGAGCCAACGACCTACTACGGAAACAGCAGCGGCGTCGGTCGCGTGATCCATGCGTTGCAGGAGGAAAAGCCTTCGGTCAAGATGGGAGTGATCGGACTTGGCTGTGGCGTGCTAGCAACCTATGGCCGAAAAGCGGACCACTTTGACATGGTTGAGATCAACCCAGCGGTGCTGCGGATCGCGAACGAGCATTTTAGCTTCATGCGGCACTGTCCCTCGACGATCCGGCATCACTTGGGCGACGGACGTTTGGTAATGGAACGGATGACGGAAGCTCGGTTTGATTTGCTCGTACTCGATGCGTTTAGCAGCGACGCGATTCCCGCTCACTTGTTGACCACCGAAGCGTTGAGTCTTTATCGCAACCGGCTGGCGAGCGATGGGATCTTGGCGATTCATGTCTCCAACAACCATCTGGACCTCGTCCCCCTGGTTCACCGCTTGAGTGCAAACGCTTCATGGGAAAGTCGCGTCGTCCGGGCTGCTGGGGACGAGACGATCGGGACAAAGCACTCGACCTGGATGATCATCGCAGCTCCGAGCCACAAGATTTGGCAACACGATTCGCTCGCCGATGCGGAAACAGCGACTGCGGACCAACTGGATCATGCTCCGCTGTGGACCGACCAGCATCACAATTTGGTGAGCGTGTTGAGATTGTGGTAA
- a CDS encoding flagellar biosynthesis anti-sigma factor FlgM has protein sequence MQRSQPQPPQQLTPQKNSSPVDQLDLSSAASGVNRLDGAIAGGGEIRIDRVAEIRRQIADGSYETPEKLEAALDRMLDQFA, from the coding sequence GTGCAACGGTCACAACCTCAGCCGCCTCAACAGCTGACCCCCCAAAAGAACTCCTCCCCGGTCGATCAACTCGACCTGAGTAGTGCCGCTTCGGGGGTCAATCGACTCGACGGAGCGATCGCGGGAGGGGGCGAGATCCGCATCGACCGGGTTGCCGAGATTCGGCGACAGATCGCAGATGGCAGCTACGAGACCCCGGAAAAGCTGGAAGCCGCCCTCGATCGCATGCTCGATCAGTTTGCTTAA
- a CDS encoding Fur family transcriptional regulator has protein sequence MSNSPSLPPVAVALTPQERFEEYLQTRGLRQTSQRKFLVDEIFSHHEHFDADELMERLPRKGEKNYVSSATVYRTLREFVDAGLLKSFQLEGRTVYEHDYGYPQHDHLYCTVCRELFEFQSEALTNLRDEVAAEQGFRISGHRMIIHGVCRECSKNRRKKRKQDLV, from the coding sequence GTGTCCAATTCTCCCTCACTTCCGCCCGTTGCTGTTGCACTCACTCCTCAAGAACGTTTTGAGGAGTACTTGCAAACGCGCGGGCTGAGACAGACAAGTCAGCGAAAGTTCTTGGTGGATGAGATTTTCAGCCACCACGAGCATTTTGATGCGGACGAGTTGATGGAACGGCTGCCACGCAAGGGCGAGAAAAACTATGTCAGTAGCGCAACGGTTTATCGAACCTTGCGAGAATTCGTTGATGCTGGACTCTTAAAAAGCTTCCAGCTCGAAGGACGCACGGTTTATGAACACGATTACGGCTACCCTCAACACGACCATCTGTACTGCACGGTTTGTCGCGAGCTGTTCGAATTCCAAAGCGAAGCCTTAACGAATCTGCGAGACGAGGTAGCCGCCGAGCAGGGGTTCCGAATTTCGGGCCACCGAATGATCATCCATGGCGTCTGCCGTGAATGCAGTAAGAACCGGCGAAAGAAGCGAAAACAGGACCTGGTGTAG
- a CDS encoding DUF5060 domain-containing protein, protein MYSTASKRVLGLIALVLIGSVVQPPDSIGAEATVSGKLAKWHKVTLTFTGPETDERATPNPFTDYRLDVAFTGPSGQKYVVPGFFAADGNAAISGADSGSQWQVHFSADESGPWSYQATFLQGAGVALADQPVGESGGFMDGVKGTFQIGPADGPGNGLYSKGRLQYVGERYQRFAETGEIFLKVGADAPENLLAYDDFDATPNVGKRRKSWSPHLKDYNTDADGLLWGPNRDKGKGLLGAINYLSGKGMNVFSFLTFNVAGDDENIFMHLVKKDLADYEANHGKKTPDKAWTTSIERLRMDVSKTAQWDRVLQYGDQKGMFLHFKTSEAENCKLMDNGDLGPERRLYFRELVARFGYHLALNWNFGEENTQSTEQHQAQNAYVKRIDPYNHLRVLHTFPGAKDSVYGPLLGDKSELTGLSLQTSNPAFTQVYGDVKKWVLQSQAAGKPWVVACDEPGDATHALVTDEEDPGHDNARINGLWGTFMAGGCGTEWYFGYKHPHSDLTCEDWRSRDLFWDQCKIALDFLTGNDIPLSKMQPTLTRSGDWALAGDGCVVVFVKQGGKTQLDLPQAKFSVTKLIAKTGETESLGTIDGKPLTTLQASVKQDVVMLLKTKQRDLKYDLGMPEAPEKVNLEGATVFSAIEDFNLGPFDGFVPNYVDKARKAIAINAAQFPGKKSAAEMQYEGNPGEFDIALMTMTETDGESTYELYVNDKKVGQIQNPVAREDYEKVVKVFPNVTLQAGNKIRIVFDAASNKKIAEDDGFAFSRGRWTGIAIAEPGKLKDATPAAKESTPSIPEFAFNYDPTNARKVHQQTDGILVVEAEDYDAVDREVARKWYRTTIDSTPGITPDPDPNHAAGAVGGAYLELLPDTRVTHADRLVNGVSFTNVPGQCSVLYYPVIFTEPGRYYVWARICCTGSEDNGLHVGIDGQWPESGARMQFTGQHGLWQWDSRQRTTKVHTGVLGQIWLDVEEPGLHTIMFSMREDGFELDRFLLTKQPKAMESKNLDKGPDASPLAK, encoded by the coding sequence ATGTATTCTACTGCAAGTAAACGTGTTTTGGGGTTAATCGCTCTCGTCCTGATCGGATCCGTGGTGCAACCGCCCGATTCGATCGGTGCCGAGGCCACGGTTTCTGGAAAACTGGCCAAGTGGCACAAGGTGACCTTGACCTTCACCGGCCCCGAGACCGATGAACGCGCAACCCCTAACCCCTTTACGGACTACCGTCTGGACGTTGCCTTTACCGGACCGAGCGGACAGAAATATGTGGTTCCCGGTTTTTTTGCAGCCGATGGCAACGCGGCGATTTCCGGTGCCGATTCGGGCAGCCAATGGCAAGTCCATTTCTCGGCCGATGAATCAGGCCCATGGTCCTATCAAGCAACCTTCCTTCAAGGTGCCGGTGTCGCATTGGCTGATCAGCCGGTGGGAGAAAGCGGCGGCTTCATGGACGGCGTCAAAGGGACGTTCCAAATTGGCCCGGCGGATGGGCCGGGAAACGGACTCTATTCCAAAGGCCGCTTGCAATATGTAGGCGAACGTTATCAGCGGTTTGCGGAAACGGGCGAGATCTTCTTGAAGGTGGGCGCTGATGCACCGGAAAATCTATTGGCCTACGATGATTTCGATGCGACTCCCAACGTGGGAAAACGACGCAAGTCATGGAGCCCCCACTTGAAGGATTACAACACGGACGCGGACGGATTGCTTTGGGGACCGAATCGTGACAAAGGAAAGGGGCTACTCGGTGCGATCAATTACTTGTCCGGCAAAGGGATGAATGTCTTTTCGTTCTTGACGTTCAATGTCGCCGGCGACGACGAAAACATCTTCATGCACCTTGTCAAAAAGGACTTGGCTGACTACGAAGCGAACCACGGTAAGAAAACGCCGGACAAGGCTTGGACCACCAGCATCGAGCGGCTGCGAATGGATGTTTCCAAAACCGCCCAATGGGATCGTGTGTTGCAATACGGCGATCAAAAAGGCATGTTCTTGCACTTCAAGACGTCCGAGGCCGAAAACTGCAAATTGATGGACAATGGTGATCTCGGCCCAGAACGCCGACTCTACTTCCGTGAACTGGTTGCGCGGTTCGGCTACCACTTGGCACTGAATTGGAATTTTGGTGAAGAAAACACGCAATCCACCGAACAGCACCAAGCTCAAAATGCCTATGTCAAACGGATTGACCCTTACAATCACCTGCGGGTTCTGCACACGTTCCCCGGTGCAAAAGACAGCGTGTACGGTCCGCTCTTAGGTGACAAGTCAGAATTGACAGGGCTGTCGCTGCAAACCAGCAATCCCGCTTTCACGCAAGTCTACGGCGATGTCAAGAAGTGGGTTTTGCAATCTCAAGCCGCCGGCAAACCTTGGGTCGTGGCCTGTGATGAACCCGGGGATGCCACCCACGCTCTTGTTACGGACGAGGAAGACCCTGGTCATGACAACGCCCGCATCAATGGGTTGTGGGGAACCTTTATGGCAGGCGGTTGCGGTACCGAATGGTACTTTGGTTACAAGCATCCACACTCGGATTTGACCTGTGAAGATTGGCGCAGTCGTGATTTGTTCTGGGACCAATGCAAGATTGCACTCGATTTCTTGACCGGGAATGACATTCCGCTCTCGAAGATGCAACCGACTCTGACTCGGTCAGGTGATTGGGCACTCGCCGGAGATGGATGCGTCGTCGTCTTTGTCAAACAGGGTGGAAAGACGCAATTGGATTTGCCTCAGGCCAAGTTCAGCGTGACGAAGTTGATTGCGAAGACAGGGGAGACCGAATCGTTGGGGACGATCGATGGAAAGCCGTTGACCACGCTCCAAGCTTCGGTGAAACAAGATGTGGTGATGCTACTGAAAACGAAACAGAGGGATTTAAAGTACGACCTCGGCATGCCAGAAGCACCGGAAAAGGTCAATCTCGAGGGTGCCACCGTCTTTTCGGCAATCGAGGACTTCAACCTCGGGCCGTTCGACGGATTCGTTCCAAACTATGTCGACAAAGCTCGCAAGGCGATCGCCATTAACGCGGCACAATTCCCGGGCAAGAAGTCGGCAGCAGAAATGCAATACGAGGGCAACCCAGGGGAATTTGACATCGCGCTGATGACGATGACCGAGACCGATGGTGAATCAACCTACGAGTTGTACGTCAACGACAAAAAGGTCGGCCAGATTCAAAACCCAGTGGCTCGCGAGGACTATGAAAAAGTCGTCAAGGTTTTCCCAAACGTTACACTCCAGGCGGGCAATAAGATTCGCATCGTCTTTGATGCCGCTTCCAACAAGAAGATCGCCGAAGATGATGGCTTTGCATTCTCGCGTGGACGCTGGACCGGCATCGCGATCGCCGAACCTGGGAAGCTGAAAGACGCTACTCCCGCGGCGAAGGAATCCACTCCGTCTATTCCCGAGTTCGCCTTCAACTACGATCCAACCAATGCCCGCAAGGTGCATCAACAAACCGATGGGATCTTGGTGGTGGAGGCCGAGGATTATGATGCCGTTGATCGCGAGGTCGCGCGAAAATGGTATCGAACTACCATCGACTCGACGCCCGGTATCACACCGGATCCGGATCCCAATCATGCAGCGGGCGCAGTCGGCGGAGCGTACTTGGAGCTCTTGCCCGATACACGAGTGACTCATGCCGATCGGCTGGTCAACGGTGTCAGTTTTACGAATGTGCCGGGGCAATGCAGCGTGCTGTATTATCCCGTCATCTTCACGGAGCCCGGCCGCTATTATGTTTGGGCGCGGATTTGTTGTACCGGCTCTGAGGATAACGGGTTGCATGTGGGGATCGATGGCCAATGGCCCGAATCCGGTGCTCGGATGCAGTTCACCGGACAGCACGGGCTGTGGCAGTGGGATTCACGCCAGCGGACCACCAAGGTTCACACAGGTGTGTTGGGCCAAATCTGGTTGGACGTGGAAGAACCAGGTCTGCACACGATCATGTTCTCGATGCGTGAAGACGGATTCGAATTGGATCGATTCCTGCTCACCAAACAGCCCAAAGCGATGGAGAGCAAGAATTTGGACAAAGGTCCGGATGCCAGCCCCTTGGCGAAGTAG
- a CDS encoding tetratricopeptide repeat protein, giving the protein MKPFFTCIILILAVLASAGCRSIRRIGESRQSIAARRLSGQGFSAMHNDQWGDAETLFASALEVSSTDDRAHWGLAESLWQRNEADLAIRHMEQAVRLSAGDPKRVQRLGRMYLEVGRLEEAQQQSLTALATNRGSAEVWALRGDCLRAAGQLPRALAAYHRALAIQPDFPEVQLQAAEIYHQEKRYGRLLATLDRLQDGLGPDATPPRADVLQGIAMRQVGRFDEAQKSLVRAVQKNPSDATPHLELASLLLEQGDTEQAKQELAIALSVDPHSLDNNGWADHFRRQQERLAREQQIVGDAEQLR; this is encoded by the coding sequence ATGAAGCCGTTTTTCACCTGTATCATACTCATCCTCGCGGTTCTGGCATCGGCCGGTTGCCGATCGATTCGCCGAATTGGTGAGAGCCGACAATCCATCGCCGCGCGGCGCTTGTCGGGCCAAGGCTTCAGCGCAATGCACAACGATCAGTGGGGCGATGCAGAAACGCTGTTCGCCAGTGCTTTGGAGGTGTCCAGCACGGACGACCGAGCCCATTGGGGGCTTGCCGAATCGCTGTGGCAGCGGAACGAGGCAGATTTAGCGATCCGGCATATGGAACAAGCCGTCCGCTTAAGCGCTGGCGATCCGAAACGAGTGCAGCGACTGGGGCGAATGTACTTGGAGGTCGGACGACTGGAAGAAGCTCAGCAGCAGAGCTTGACTGCATTGGCGACCAATCGCGGATCGGCCGAAGTGTGGGCGCTTCGCGGCGACTGCTTGCGGGCAGCCGGCCAGTTGCCCCGCGCGCTCGCCGCCTATCACCGAGCGCTCGCGATTCAGCCAGACTTTCCCGAAGTGCAGTTGCAAGCGGCGGAGATCTATCATCAAGAAAAACGCTATGGCCGCCTGCTCGCGACACTCGATCGGTTGCAAGACGGGCTCGGACCCGATGCGACGCCCCCCCGAGCCGATGTGTTGCAAGGGATTGCGATGCGACAAGTCGGTCGTTTTGATGAGGCGCAAAAAAGCTTGGTGCGCGCGGTGCAAAAGAACCCCAGCGATGCGACTCCCCACCTCGAACTGGCGTCACTGCTGCTTGAACAGGGGGATACCGAGCAGGCGAAACAGGAGCTGGCGATCGCCCTGAGCGTCGATCCCCACTCGCTGGACAACAACGGATGGGCGGATCACTTCCGACGTCAGCAGGAACGACTTGCCCGAGAACAACAAATCGTGGGGGATGCGGAACAACTTCGCTAG
- a CDS encoding cation diffusion facilitator family transporter yields the protein MSISPPRDEATLAIRQRVYVDATRAAGWGMGVNFGLVFVKATGGILTGSAALIADAVNSIGDVASGLAVRGALRVAQLEEDDDHPYGHTKAESIAGLCVALLVAFSAAVLGIETVKRFSGDLQTPSVIAGIIAATCAIAKEAIYWYTHRVARQLDSSALRATALDHRSDALGSAAVALSLLAAPYLGSVGPYVDPIAALCVCALLIVTGIRIFMSTAREMMDQQADEETLCRARGIAEHVMGVAKVEKLRIRKSGLEFFIEIHVQVDGEMTVGQGHRIGHHVKDHLLMEMPRVRDVHVHIEPVAAVTQPVVRHKK from the coding sequence TTGTCGATCAGCCCTCCTCGTGACGAAGCAACCCTTGCAATTCGCCAGCGAGTCTATGTGGATGCAACTCGCGCTGCCGGTTGGGGAATGGGCGTGAACTTCGGCTTGGTGTTCGTGAAAGCGACTGGCGGCATTCTCACCGGTTCGGCGGCTCTGATCGCCGATGCGGTCAATTCGATTGGTGACGTCGCCAGCGGACTGGCTGTGCGTGGTGCGCTCCGAGTGGCCCAACTCGAAGAGGATGACGATCATCCCTACGGGCACACCAAAGCCGAATCGATCGCAGGGTTATGCGTCGCGTTGTTGGTCGCATTCAGTGCCGCCGTATTGGGAATCGAGACGGTGAAACGATTCTCGGGCGATTTGCAAACACCGAGTGTGATCGCCGGAATCATCGCGGCAACGTGCGCGATCGCAAAGGAGGCGATTTATTGGTACACGCACCGAGTCGCCCGGCAACTGGATTCGTCCGCCCTGCGAGCAACCGCACTCGACCACCGCAGCGATGCACTCGGATCGGCAGCCGTGGCGCTATCCTTGTTGGCCGCCCCCTATCTGGGATCGGTTGGACCGTATGTCGATCCCATCGCGGCCCTTTGCGTATGCGCTCTCTTGATCGTCACCGGTATTCGTATCTTCATGAGCACGGCTAGAGAAATGATGGATCAACAAGCCGATGAGGAAACGCTTTGCCGGGCGCGCGGTATCGCCGAACATGTGATGGGAGTCGCAAAAGTGGAAAAACTGCGCATTCGAAAAAGCGGACTCGAGTTTTTTATCGAAATCCATGTCCAAGTCGACGGCGAAATGACGGTCGGGCAAGGCCATCGGATTGGTCATCATGTGAAAGATCACCTGTTAATGGAAATGCCACGCGTCCGTGATGTTCACGTTCATATTGAGCCGGTTGCTGCAGTCACCCAGCCCGTTGTGCGTCACAAGAAGTGA